DNA from Artemia franciscana chromosome 8, ASM3288406v1, whole genome shotgun sequence:
cgcccttttcattgaattttttcccccatggcatatttctccaaggaaatatcctcccacatagccccctccctcaaccctacccccaaaaccaaaaaaatcccccctgaaaacgtctgtacacttcccaataaccattattatatgtaaacactggttgaagtttgtaacttgcaacccctcccccagggactttgggggagtaagtcatccccaaaaacatagttattaggattttcgactatgctaaacaaaatggctatctcaaaattttgatccgttgactttgggaaaaaaatgagcgtgggagggggcctagatgccctccaatttttttggtcacttaaaaagggcactagaacttttcatttccgttagaatgagccctcttgcgacattctaggaccacttggtcgatacgatgacccctggggaaaaaaaaaaaaaaaaaaaaaaaacaaacaaataaacacgcacccgtgatttgtcttctggcaaaaaatgcaaaattccacatttttgtagataggagcttgaaacttctatagtagggttctctgatacgctgaatctgatggtgtcattttcgttaagatcctacgacttttagggggtgtttccccctatttccctaaataaggcaaattttctcaggctcgtaacttttgatggctaagactaaacttgatgaaacttatatatttaaaatcagcattaaaatgcgattcttttgatgtagctattgatatcaaaattcaattttttagagttttggttactattaagccggatcgctccttactacagttcgttaccacgaactgtttgatcttacGCCCTCCATGAATGCCAGTATTGTGGGTCAAAAGTCAAAATTGAGCCAGGGCTATGCCTGGCTCAATAGGGGGAGGGGCGCTGAGATGCAATTTCAACAGCAGTGATTATTATAGGCCATTGAAGGGGATTTAAATGgcactctttctttttttactatctggTTTCTGTcttttgaataatttcaaacatttaaataatagttcatatttgtaatataataattatattatataatataaaaatatactacattatatatattatgtcatttaaatatgttatatttatatatattatatgataatatacatatatataacatatacatatatatatatatatatatatatatatatatatatatatatatatatatatatatatatatatatatatatatatataattaaattgcctataataaaattgaattgcctattattattaataaaatattattattattacaatattttattaatgataataggcaattcaattttattataggcaatatatatatatatatatatatatatatatatatatatatatatatatatatatatatatatatatatatatatatatatatataattaaaatgcctataataaaattgaattgcctattattattaataaaatattattgcttattatattgaataatataattaaattgcctattatatattaaataataatatcatATCTCTCTTCCTTACCAAATCAAGCAAAAGTAGTAAAGCTTACCCTGAGGTGTTTGTATAAGTAGTTGTGTAGAATGAAGGGACGGCTGGCTTGGAGGAATAGGAACCATAATTTGAGGAGTAATTGCATTCGGTTGTATAATCAAGAATTGGCCGTTTCCCATAGAAATCATTTGAGGTAACTGAGATTGACCTGTCTGCTGCATTGGAATTAATATAGTCCCTTGTGGTTGCTGCTGAGCTTGTACTAACTGCTGAGGTTGAGAATTTGTAGCTGCTATAAGGTGCTGTTGTCCCTGGTTGGGTATGATATGTTGAGTAGGGATGCCACTGGCAAGAACTTGCTGTGGGATATTATTGGTAATTAACTGAGGTTGGGTGTTATTCGCTGGTAAGGATACCATGTGAGTTGGAATGCCTGGGTTAGATATTAATTGGGTTTGTCCGGGTGTTACTATTTGCTGGCCCGTATTGGTGACAATTTGAGCTCCATTTGTACCTAATACCTGTTGAGGGCAGCCACTTTGAAGAATATTAGGGAGAGGTGGATTGCTCACACTTTGTTGATTACAAGTCAGAATTTGTTGCTGGTGCATTATTTGTTGCGTTTGGTGACATTGTTGTTGCTGTGCTGGAAGAAGGTGATTACTTGACGATTCTTGATTTATTGTCTGTGTTACATTTTGAGCATGACCTGGCATTTCTTGCTGAACTAGCGATCGACACTGCGGCTGCAAATTTTGTCTCTGTATATTATTTTGTAACGATGGTACATTTGCATTAGGTTCTGGTCGTAGTGACTCGTGGTGGAGTTGCACAACTGACGATGAGTTTTGTACACACTCACTAGGCAACTGAATATTCTGTGTTGGGTTACGCTGAGAAAAAGGGGACGCTTCACTTGATATTAAGAACTGGTACTGATTAGGATTTTGCTCCACGCGCTGCTGATATTCTTGCTGTTGCTCACTACAATGCTGAAACTGGTTTTCATACTGATTATAAAGTAAATTCTGCTGCTGCATATTCTGTTGCTGCACAACAAAATCATTCTGATTTTTACCCTGAAAAGCAGCATAATTATAATGATCACTTTTCATTTCTGCACAATTATATGGCTGCACAAACACATTTTCACTGGTCTGAAACACCTGCTGACCTTGCTGGAACTGAGGCTGATAATTCACTGAATTCTGTTGAAACACTTCATACGGACTATTTATATTATTTGGAACTTGCATATTTTGCAAATGGGCAATACTTTGACTAGTAAAAACAGGGGGCACTCTTTGTTCACTTTGCATTGATGCCCCCATATTTTGTGACACCCCCGTCCATTGTTGCTGCTGTTGCAACTGATGATGAGGATTCTGCAGGTTTTCTTGTTGTAAATACATcttaaatgataaaaagttgTTCTTTCAACAAACTAAATTTTCTTTCTATCTGTTTTGTGATGGAGTTCTCAGGGAACTTGGAGCATGCGCTCTGTTTCTCATGATTAGAATGACAATGAGTATTTGCCAAGTTCGGTTTCCAAGAGATCTGTaacagacaaaataaaaaattataatttatgctTATAAAACTGATAATACAGAATTCTGTTTATCTATTCTCTCCAataagagaaagacaaaaacgaTTAATGGCTTTGAGCTAAAAATGGCTATTGGCTTAATTCCTAGTAAAATTAAGTTGGAATATGTATTTCTCGAATTTGTAGATAATAATAAACGAAtcagcaaattatttttaatttatgcttaTAAATGGTAATTTATAATTatgaattataatttaaattattttaatttaattattattataatttattaaaattactccttaaaatttacttttagtaactttagttacttttagttactttaagtaaatttactaaaaattataatttatgctTATAAAAATGATAATGCAGAATTCTGTTTATCTATTCTCTCCAataagagaaagacaaaaaacgaTTAATGGCTTTGAGCCGAAAATGGCTATTGGCTAGATTCCTAGTAAAACATGTTAAGTTGGAATATGTATTTCCTGAATTTGTAGATAGTAATAAACGAAtcagtaaattatttttaatctatgcttataaattgtaatttataattataaattataatttaaactattttaatttaataataatttattaaaattattacttaaaattttcttttagtaactTAAGTTACTTTTAGTTACTTTAAGcaaatttacttaaaattatAATTCATGCTTATAAAACTGATATTACAGAATTCTGTTTATCTATTCTCTTCAataagagaaagacaaaaacgaTTAATGAATTTGAGCCAAAAATGGCTATTGGTTTAATTTTGTGAAACATGTTAAGTTGGAATATGTATTTCCTGAATTTGTAGATAATAATAAACGAATCAGCAAATTATTGTTAAATGAGCTTGTCTTATCTATGCACAAATTGAAATGACGAgtataaaaggataaaaaataatGGTAATAGAATGGCGATTTAAGCATGGTATCTTCGAAAAGCATGATAGATCTGCTTTTGTCAGAACAAAAACGCCTATTCAACTAATAGCTTTGAATCTAGTTCATCTAGTCACTCCAATAACAATTAATGCCTTATAGCTATTAGCTTAATTCCTGGAATATTCATTAATATATTGGCAtaaaaatacatcttaaaaTATAGGCTTAAAATGTATAAAGTGGGAGTATGCGTTTCCGTAATTTGTAGATAATAACAAGCGAACCagcaaattataaatttttataaatatactagctgttggggggcgcttcgcgccccccacacacccccgcgcgcgtaagtcgttacgcgccatattagtaacgagccattgtagttgtgtccctgtgtcccacctgtgaatagatatatatatatatatatatatatatatatatatatatatatatatatatatatatatatatatatatatatatatatatatatatatatatatgtttttaactacgtaaaacatgcgaatatacaacattcttcgctgtcccattgtctgtgcatataaatagattgtcaggtttactgactcagGTTTActtactgatatatatatatatacatatatatatatatatatatatatatatatatatatatatatatatatatatatatatatatatatatatatggttttaactacgtgaaacatgcgaatatacaacattcttcgctgtcccattgtctgtgcatataaatagattgtcaggtttactgactcttgaacatgcaacatataattgtccatgggaaaaacaatccgtattcagatctatacctcattattctaatgatgtgtccctgtgtcccggtcgtcatttatattccctgtgtcccggtcgtcatttgtgtcccggtatcccagtttgtaatttctctttgagtgtcccggtcgtcatttatattccctgtgtcccggtgtctcggtcgtcatttatatatcccgcctgtgcccccggcgtccccgttatagttgtgtccctatgtcccggtcgtcatttatattccctgtgtcccggtcgtgatttgtgtccgggtgtcccagtctgtaatttctctttgaggtacccggtcgtcatttatattccctgtgtcccggtcgtcatttgtgtcccggtgtcccggtatgtaatttcatcagttgacaaacatgacgtcagtcgacaaacaacttcatgacgcatacagctcaatccttataatgacgtcagtcgacaaacatgacgtcagtcgacacacaaacatgacgtcactcgacacacacaaacacacagacaacttatttttatatatatagattcctGAATTTGTAGACAGTAATAAAAGAAtcagcaaattatttttaaatgagcTTGTCTTATCTATGCATAAATTGAAATAACggttaaaaaaggataaaataatAGCAATAGAATGGCGATTTAAGTATGGTTTCTTCGAAAATTCTAATAGATCTGCTTTAGTCAAAACAAAAACGCCTATACAACTAATAGCTTTGAATCTAGTTTATCTAGTCGCTCCAATGACAATTAATGCCTCATAGCCAAAATAGCTATTGGCTTAATTCCTGGAATATACATTAATGTATTGGCACaaaatacatattaaaataTAGACTTAAAATGTATCAAGTTGGAATATGTATTTCCGTAATTTGTAGATATTGCCAAGCGAACCAGCAAATTATACGTTTTCTAATTGGCTAGTCTTATCTATGCATAACTACGAATAGCAGataccaaaagagaaaaaaataatattaataaaatagtaATTTGAAACTAGTTTCTTTGGAGAAAACGTTAGGAGATCTGTAATggccaaaaccaaaaaattacattttatgttTATGCAACTGCCGAACTGATAACTTTGAATGTTGTTTATTCATTCCAATAGTAACAAACAAAtcaacaaattattattttaatgagCTAGTCTTATTTATGCATGATTACAAATAAtggataaaaaaataacaaaaacaataattataaaattgtgacTTAAGTATGACTTCTTCACAGAGTATAGCCTAATGGAGGATCTGTAATCCacaaaatggaaaacaaaaattttcgcCTATTGTATTGATAATTTTGAATGTTGCTTATCTACACGATCCAATAagggaataaataaaaaaaaaagcaaatttgttTAGCAGAAAGTGAGAAGAAagcaacatta
Protein-coding regions in this window:
- the LOC136030515 gene encoding POU domain, class 6, transcription factor 2-like, with the translated sequence MYLQQENLQNPHHQLQQQQQWTGVSQNMGASMQSEQRVPPVFTSQSIAHLQNMQVPNNINSPYEVFQQNSVNYQPQFQQGQQVFQTSENVFVQPYNCAEMKSDHYNYAAFQGKNQNDFVVQQQNMQQQNLLYNQYENQFQHCSEQQQEYQQRVEQNPNQYQFLISSEASPFSQRNPTQNIQLPSECVQNSSSVVQLHHESLRPEPNANVPSLQNNIQRQNLQPQCRSLVQQEMPGHAQNVTQTINQESSSNHLLPAQQQQCHQTQQIMHQQQILTCNQQSVSNPPLPNILQSGCPQQVLGTNGAQIVTNTGQQIVTPGQTQLISNPGIPTHMVSLPANNTQPQLITNNIPQQVLASGIPTQHIIPNQGQQHLIAATNSQPQQLVQAQQQPQGTILIPMQQTGQSQLPQMISMGNGQFLIIQPNAITPQIMVPIPPSQPSLHSTQLLIQTPQGLVVQPIFTLPQQHQVIAFPHKSASPSQNNASQSMVKIIQPSLQAANQDQSVSQPAQPHFVPPQNVPQELVEDSATVDSEAKELDDDGSPKPDVVFGDKEEDGEEKKNFDKSTNDEEIEEEKDLEEEENMKEDQPVQSQPQPFSLQMVQRPGNGLPQPIFINGGTILSGNSDVQLSGQMLPLAQTDGNTQPFMVVAPNPAVQQVMMAPPPSQSPDSTEDLGQPTINQTNAHIVDGVDLEEIKEFAKAFKMRRMSLGLTQTQVGQALSAAAGPAYSQSAICRFERLDITPKSAQKIRPVLEKWMKEAEEKFLKGRRDLVEFVRLPGLNKIRKRRTSFSPEAVALLSQYFEINKQPTGSEVTSLAHQLGYEREVIRIWFCNKRQAMRNSSKCLGRKKGKQITIPEKPNVSSTEASMETSESPQSVHDDGDNSLADPLEIDPLEHHEAETVLN